In Caloenas nicobarica isolate bCalNic1 chromosome 5, bCalNic1.hap1, whole genome shotgun sequence, a single genomic region encodes these proteins:
- the ADM gene encoding pro-adrenomedullin isoform X2, whose translation MKLVHVALLYLGSVTFFGVDAARVDVATEFKRKWTKWALSRAKRDVKPSGALRGLGAAADVQSLIRTQDVKEDPRLSHPSREDAHIRVKRYRQSINNFPHFQTIRTGCRFGTCTVQKLAHQIYQLTDKDKDDAAPASKISPQGYGRRRRSLPERRSPPRSPQARRRPRTRGAHPLVLGI comes from the exons ATGAAACTAGTTCACGTAGCCCTGCTCTATCTCGGTTCTGTGACCTTCTTCGGGGTGGATGCTGCAAGGGTGGACGTAGCGACAGAGTTCAAAAGAAA ATGGACGAAATGGGCATTGAGCCGAGCCAAGCGGGACGTGAAGCCCTCAGGCGCTCTCCGAGGACTGGGGGCAGCCGCCGACGTGCAGTCGCTCATACGGACCCAGGACGTGAAGGAGGATCCCCGACTGTCGCATCCCAG CCGGGAGGATGCTCACATCCGCGTCAAGCGCTACCGCCAGAGCATTAACAACTTCCCCCACTTCCAAACCATCCGCACGGGGTGCCGCTTCGGGACGTGCACGGTGCAGAAGCTGGCCCATCAGATCTACCAGCTGACCGACAAGGATAAGGACGATGCTGCCCCTGCCAGCAAGATCAGCCCCCAGGGCTATGGCCGCAGGCGGCGCTCCCTGCCCGAACGCCGCAGCCCGCCGCGCTCCCCCCAGGCCAGGCGGCGCCCCCGGACGCGGGGGGCGCATCCCCTCGTCCTCGGGATCTGA
- the ADM gene encoding pro-adrenomedullin isoform X1, with amino-acid sequence MKLVHVALLYLGSVTFFGVDAARVDVATEFKRKWTKWALSRAKRDVKPSGALRGLGAAADVQSLIRTQDVKEDPRLSHPSSREDAHIRVKRYRQSINNFPHFQTIRTGCRFGTCTVQKLAHQIYQLTDKDKDDAAPASKISPQGYGRRRRSLPERRSPPRSPQARRRPRTRGAHPLVLGI; translated from the exons ATGAAACTAGTTCACGTAGCCCTGCTCTATCTCGGTTCTGTGACCTTCTTCGGGGTGGATGCTGCAAGGGTGGACGTAGCGACAGAGTTCAAAAGAAA ATGGACGAAATGGGCATTGAGCCGAGCCAAGCGGGACGTGAAGCCCTCAGGCGCTCTCCGAGGACTGGGGGCAGCCGCCGACGTGCAGTCGCTCATACGGACCCAGGACGTGAAGGAGGATCCCCGACTGTCGCATCCCAG CAGCCGGGAGGATGCTCACATCCGCGTCAAGCGCTACCGCCAGAGCATTAACAACTTCCCCCACTTCCAAACCATCCGCACGGGGTGCCGCTTCGGGACGTGCACGGTGCAGAAGCTGGCCCATCAGATCTACCAGCTGACCGACAAGGATAAGGACGATGCTGCCCCTGCCAGCAAGATCAGCCCCCAGGGCTATGGCCGCAGGCGGCGCTCCCTGCCCGAACGCCGCAGCCCGCCGCGCTCCCCCCAGGCCAGGCGGCGCCCCCGGACGCGGGGGGCGCATCCCCTCGTCCTCGGGATCTGA